A single region of the Trichocoleus desertorum ATA4-8-CV12 genome encodes:
- a CDS encoding DUF4278 domain-containing protein, translating to MRLSYRGAHYESELPTFQMLEGDVVGKYRGQNLRLQYPYPKHIPVPQTPLDLKYRGVAYSTHRPMELKDLIKAQPAVVATSQTPLQNMRQRVLKEVAETHRTNIYRSLERRLQVAKNLGDQRLIGMLESELQQIV from the coding sequence ATGAGACTGTCGTATCGTGGTGCTCATTATGAATCTGAGCTGCCCACCTTCCAAATGTTGGAAGGGGATGTCGTAGGAAAATATCGTGGACAAAACTTGCGGCTCCAGTATCCTTATCCGAAGCATATTCCAGTGCCTCAAACTCCTTTGGATCTCAAATATCGAGGAGTTGCCTACTCCACCCATCGGCCAATGGAGTTGAAAGATCTAATTAAGGCTCAACCAGCAGTAGTGGCTACCAGCCAGACACCCTTGCAAAATATGCGGCAACGAGTGCTTAAGGAAGTCGCAGAAACTCATCGGACAAATATCTACCGTAGCCTAGAGCGCCGCTTGCAAGTTGCCAAAAACTTGGGAGATCAAAGGCTAATCGGTATGTTAGAGTCTGAACTTCAACAAATTGTCTAA